A stretch of Mucilaginibacter terrae DNA encodes these proteins:
- a CDS encoding acyltransferase family protein has translation MTKIPAPKLHLPFLDALRAIAALYVLMHHAMLHYNVNPASQNAAEKSFYKLFFFGHYTVSLFIVISGFSLMLPVIKRNYELGSPVEFYKRRIKRILPPYYIALGISVVLVLFFIGGQTKTFWSNSLPMTVPNIFTHVFFVNDILKSHTYKINYSLWSIPVECRIYLFFPLLLLVRRRWGALPTLGLAVLVSVVLLGVMAGLKQFYHDVNLTTPGVNPYIILFTLGMLAADISFGTDERYQKLKQVRWGLLIVACTVVFVVFKAFARYIHLNEVAETEIADVLFGALSFCILTSCSLKNFKGGLARVLYRFLEWKPLVFIGTFSYSIYLIHAPLLQLLSVYVIRYLHLKRSASGLVLMLAGTSVIVIIAYGFFRLFEKPFMNSKKKVTETLAVPLGNEEAVAKV, from the coding sequence ATGACAAAAATACCGGCCCCTAAACTACACCTGCCTTTTTTAGATGCTTTAAGGGCAATAGCCGCTTTATACGTGTTAATGCACCATGCCATGCTGCATTATAATGTTAATCCTGCGTCGCAAAACGCTGCCGAAAAATCGTTCTATAAATTGTTTTTTTTCGGGCATTATACGGTTAGTTTATTTATTGTTATTTCGGGGTTTTCGTTAATGCTGCCGGTTATTAAGCGTAATTATGAGTTAGGCAGCCCGGTTGAGTTTTACAAACGTCGTATTAAGCGTATCCTTCCACCTTACTACATTGCTTTGGGCATAAGCGTGGTATTGGTTTTGTTTTTTATAGGCGGCCAAACTAAAACCTTTTGGAGCAATTCATTACCCATGACCGTGCCCAATATATTTACTCACGTGTTTTTTGTGAATGATATATTAAAATCGCACACTTATAAAATTAACTATTCTTTATGGTCAATACCGGTAGAATGCCGTATTTACCTGTTTTTTCCTTTGTTATTGTTGGTGCGCCGTAGGTGGGGAGCTTTGCCCACATTAGGTTTGGCTGTATTGGTATCGGTGGTGCTGTTAGGCGTTATGGCCGGTTTAAAACAGTTCTATCATGATGTTAATTTAACTACGCCGGGCGTAAATCCTTACATCATATTATTTACCCTTGGCATGCTGGCAGCCGATATTTCATTTGGAACAGATGAGCGCTATCAAAAGCTTAAACAAGTGCGCTGGGGCTTGCTCATTGTGGCTTGTACAGTAGTATTTGTTGTTTTTAAAGCCTTTGCCCGCTACATTCATCTTAACGAAGTTGCTGAAACCGAAATTGCCGATGTATTATTTGGCGCTCTCAGCTTTTGTATATTAACATCCTGTTCGCTTAAAAATTTTAAAGGCGGCTTAGCACGCGTGCTTTACCGGTTTTTGGAATGGAAACCGTTGGTGTTTATCGGCACATTTTCATACAGTATTTACCTTATACATGCGCCATTGCTTCAATTGCTATCGGTATACGTTATCCGCTACTTACACCTTAAACGGTCTGCATCGGGCCTGGTGCTCATGCTGGCCGGTACCAGCGTTATTGTGATCATCGCTTATGGATTTTTCCGTTTGTTTGAAAAACCGTTTATGAATAGCAAGAAAAAAGTTACTGAAACATTAGCTGTGCCCCTTGGCAATGAAGAAGCAGTGGCAAAAGTTTAA
- a CDS encoding EVE domain-containing protein, producing MNYWLVKSEPFKYSWEKFNQDKRTFWDGVRNYQARNNLREMKEGDLVLFYHSNEGKEVVGIAKVVKEAYQDPTTDDTNWVVVDLSPVETLKKPVTLETIKADERLKDISLVRQGRLSVMGLKAAEFDRIIELGS from the coding sequence ATGAACTACTGGCTCGTCAAATCCGAACCCTTTAAATACTCCTGGGAAAAATTCAACCAGGATAAACGCACCTTTTGGGATGGCGTACGTAACTACCAGGCTCGTAATAATTTACGGGAGATGAAAGAGGGCGATTTGGTGCTGTTTTACCATAGTAATGAGGGTAAAGAGGTGGTTGGTATTGCTAAAGTAGTTAAAGAAGCTTATCAGGACCCTACCACCGATGATACGAACTGGGTGGTGGTTGACCTGTCGCCCGTGGAAACACTTAAAAAGCCGGTTACGCTCGAAACCATTAAGGCTGATGAAAGGCTGAAAGATATATCGCTGGTGCGCCAGGGCCGCCTGTCGGTTATGGGATTAAAAGCGGCCGAGTTTGACCGCATTATTGAATTAGGTAGTTAA
- a CDS encoding carbohydrate-binding family 9-like protein, which produces MMMPKMPFFKLRFGLLVAVLMLMAGTGKVLAQSAFREYPQLFTTPLTYVVGYTQKPVKLDGDLNDDAWQQAAWTSNFQDIEGTIKPTPKYQTRVKMLWNDSCLYIAAELKEPHVWATLKKHDDIIFNDNDFEVFIDPQNNTHQYYEFEVNALNTLFDLFLNKPYRNLGNAMINWNAEGFRSAVKVQGTLNNPADTDEGWTVEIAIPFKALNLNKLPQAPAENTTWRINFSRVEWDHQVVDGKYVRATDKTGKRLPEHNWVWSAQGVVNMHYPERWGYLQFTKQVATAQLPASNSISYTELQKQYLWLIYYKQKAYHSRYHHYAVDLKQLDMAPEVKVKGQPNNLWLEATGRLFLARITNKGEQQGWAINHDGLIHWISKP; this is translated from the coding sequence ATGATGATGCCGAAAATGCCGTTTTTTAAATTGCGTTTCGGTTTGCTGGTAGCCGTATTAATGTTAATGGCGGGTACAGGTAAAGTGCTTGCACAATCGGCATTTAGGGAGTATCCGCAACTGTTTACCACACCCTTAACTTATGTGGTTGGCTATACGCAAAAGCCCGTAAAGCTTGACGGCGACCTGAACGACGATGCATGGCAACAAGCGGCCTGGACCAGCAACTTTCAGGATATAGAAGGCACTATAAAACCCACGCCTAAGTACCAAACCCGCGTTAAAATGCTGTGGAATGATAGCTGCCTGTATATTGCCGCCGAGTTAAAGGAACCGCACGTTTGGGCTACGCTCAAAAAACACGACGATATTATTTTTAATGACAACGACTTCGAAGTATTCATAGACCCACAAAACAACACCCACCAGTATTACGAATTTGAGGTTAATGCGCTCAATACCCTGTTCGATTTATTTTTGAACAAGCCATACCGCAACCTGGGCAATGCCATGATCAATTGGAACGCCGAAGGCTTCCGCTCGGCAGTTAAAGTGCAGGGGACTTTGAACAACCCGGCTGATACCGACGAAGGGTGGACAGTAGAAATAGCCATTCCGTTTAAAGCCTTAAACCTGAACAAACTGCCGCAAGCCCCAGCCGAGAACACCACCTGGCGTATCAATTTTTCGCGGGTGGAGTGGGACCATCAGGTTGTGGATGGCAAATATGTTAGGGCTACCGATAAAACAGGTAAACGCCTGCCTGAGCACAACTGGGTATGGTCGGCGCAAGGTGTGGTAAACATGCATTACCCCGAACGCTGGGGATATTTACAGTTTACTAAGCAAGTTGCAACTGCCCAATTACCGGCAAGCAACAGCATCTCCTATACCGAATTGCAAAAACAATATTTATGGCTCATTTATTATAAACAAAAGGCCTATCATTCGCGCTATCATCATTATGCAGTTGATTTAAAACAGCTTGATATGGCTCCTGAAGTTAAGGTTAAAGGGCAACCGAACAATTTATGGCTTGAGGCAACCGGCAGGCTGTTTTTAGCAAGAATTACTAATAAGGGAGAGCAACAAGGCTGGGCCATTAACCACGACGGGCTAATTCATTGGATAAGCAAGCCATAA
- a CDS encoding aldo/keto reductase, whose product MNYREFKDVQIAEVGLGTWQLGSADWGVVDNSEALNILKAYTDAGGNFIDTADVYGMGVSETVIGEFLRSVDKDIYVATKLGRRGDEGNGWPQNFTYDAMKRHTEESLQHLGLSQLFLQQLHCIPTEEMRSGKVFDNLRKLQQEGLIQYFGASVETSEEALICLEQEGLASLQIIFNLFRQHVADEVFAKAKEKGVALIVRVPLASGLLSGKFNADTQFEPKDHRNFNANGDAFNAGETFSGIDFKQGVKLAEEMKTMLPDDRMAQWAIRWILDHPEVTTVIPGASKISQVNNNVEASTLKTLSADVHQQLRKLYDEEIKGLIRGHY is encoded by the coding sequence ATGAATTACAGAGAATTTAAAGACGTACAAATAGCCGAGGTTGGCTTAGGCACCTGGCAACTGGGCAGCGCCGATTGGGGTGTTGTTGATAATAGCGAGGCGCTTAACATATTAAAAGCTTATACCGATGCCGGGGGCAATTTTATTGACACGGCCGATGTGTACGGTATGGGTGTAAGCGAAACCGTGATAGGTGAATTTTTAAGATCAGTTGATAAAGATATTTACGTAGCCACTAAACTGGGCCGTAGGGGTGATGAGGGCAACGGCTGGCCGCAAAACTTTACCTATGATGCGATGAAGCGCCACACCGAGGAATCATTGCAGCACTTGGGCTTATCGCAGCTGTTTTTGCAGCAATTGCATTGCATCCCTACCGAAGAAATGCGCTCGGGAAAAGTATTTGATAACCTGCGTAAACTGCAGCAGGAGGGACTGATACAATATTTTGGTGCCAGTGTTGAAACTTCGGAAGAAGCATTGATATGTTTAGAGCAGGAAGGCCTGGCATCGCTGCAAATTATTTTTAACCTGTTTAGGCAGCATGTGGCTGATGAGGTATTTGCCAAGGCAAAAGAAAAAGGCGTAGCCCTGATAGTACGTGTACCTTTAGCCAGCGGATTATTGAGCGGTAAATTTAACGCCGATACACAGTTTGAGCCTAAGGATCACCGTAATTTTAATGCCAATGGTGATGCCTTTAACGCAGGCGAAACCTTCTCGGGTATCGACTTTAAACAGGGCGTAAAACTGGCCGAAGAAATGAAAACCATGCTCCCCGACGACCGCATGGCACAATGGGCTATCCGCTGGATATTGGATCATCCAGAGGTAACTACGGTTATTCCCGGCGCTTCAAAAATTAGCCAGGTAAATAATAATGTGGAAGCTTCGACGCTAAAAACTCTTTCAGCAGATGTTCATCAGCAGCTAAGGAAACTATACGATGAGGAGATTAAGGGGTTGATAAGGGGTCATTATTAA
- a CDS encoding O-acetyl-ADP-ribose deacetylase yields MNNRIKLLKGDITKIPVDAIVNAANSSLLGGGGVDGAIHRAGGKQILDECIAIRNKQGGCATGEAVITTGGKLPAKYVIHTVGPVYNGGRKNTAVLLANCYTNSLKLASANGIKSIAFPNISTGIYGYPKPEAAEVAVGAVQKYLAEHNDIDEVTFVCFDEENYGLYERLLK; encoded by the coding sequence ATGAACAACCGCATAAAACTTCTTAAAGGCGACATTACCAAGATACCTGTTGATGCCATTGTAAACGCTGCAAACAGCAGTCTGCTGGGCGGCGGCGGTGTTGATGGTGCCATACACCGTGCAGGCGGAAAGCAAATATTAGACGAATGCATAGCCATACGTAACAAACAAGGCGGTTGTGCTACCGGCGAAGCCGTGATAACCACCGGCGGCAAACTCCCGGCAAAATATGTGATACATACGGTTGGACCGGTTTATAACGGCGGTCGCAAAAACACGGCTGTATTACTGGCCAACTGCTACACCAACAGCCTTAAACTGGCTTCGGCCAATGGCATTAAAAGCATAGCTTTCCCTAACATTAGCACAGGTATTTATGGCTACCCCAAGCCTGAAGCTGCAGAGGTTGCTGTAGGGGCTGTTCAAAAATACCTGGCAGAGCACAACGATATTGATGAAGTAACTTTTGTATGCTTTGATGAGGAGAATTATGGGTTGTATGAGAGACTGTTGAAATAA
- a CDS encoding outer membrane beta-barrel protein produces the protein MKPLQFLIAALVLLMFSVSAVKAQTPVQFIARYNLGVGIQYNNLYYGDEIIPYSPGGGMGLEAGIRLMPTTHLEPYATIGFQQNLAIKMTDRDDYWDNESYFTFSRVTFNAGLNYKFPIIPNSSSLVRVGGGLNFSIPGWAGFKENNEKLPSIKYQMARGFNIEASYMAYADRKVTVEPGIRYRHIEFKPSGNQYVQRDMNPAQASGFDLSIIIGLNL, from the coding sequence ATGAAACCTTTACAATTCCTTATCGCAGCATTAGTTCTGCTTATGTTTTCGGTATCTGCTGTTAAAGCGCAAACGCCGGTACAATTTATTGCCCGCTATAACCTTGGCGTGGGCATTCAATACAATAACCTTTATTATGGCGATGAGATAATTCCTTACAGCCCCGGTGGAGGCATGGGTTTAGAAGCCGGTATAAGACTGATGCCTACCACGCATCTTGAGCCATATGCCACTATTGGCTTTCAACAAAACCTGGCTATCAAAATGACCGACCGTGATGATTACTGGGACAATGAAAGTTATTTTACCTTTAGTCGGGTAACCTTCAATGCAGGTTTGAATTATAAATTTCCTATCATTCCAAATTCTTCAAGCCTTGTACGTGTAGGTGGAGGTTTAAACTTCAGCATACCCGGCTGGGCTGGCTTTAAAGAAAATAATGAAAAGCTGCCCTCCATCAAATACCAAATGGCCCGGGGCTTCAACATCGAAGCATCGTACATGGCTTATGCCGACCGTAAAGTTACCGTAGAACCCGGCATACGCTACCGCCACATTGAATTTAAACCGTCGGGCAACCAATATGTACAACGTGATATGAACCCGGCACAAGCCTCGGGGTTTGACCTATCAATTATTATCGGGTTAAATTTGTAA
- a CDS encoding acyl-CoA thioesterase, translating to MQAKNPKDSLVIMNELVLPNDTNMMHNLMGGRLLYWMDIAAALSAQKHSNRLVVTASVDNVSFQKGISLGDAVTIEARVTRAFNKSMEVRLDVWAQNIPSGTKAKSNEAYYTFVALDDAGKPVAVPEIIPETEDDIVMYNGALRRRQLRLILSGRMEPSDATELKALFMAAKHEG from the coding sequence ATGCAAGCCAAAAACCCAAAGGACTCTTTAGTGATAATGAATGAACTGGTATTACCCAATGATACCAATATGATGCACAACCTGATGGGTGGGCGCTTGCTGTACTGGATGGATATTGCTGCGGCCCTGAGCGCGCAAAAGCATAGTAACAGGTTGGTGGTAACAGCTTCGGTTGATAACGTATCTTTTCAAAAAGGTATTAGTTTGGGCGATGCCGTAACCATTGAGGCACGTGTAACAAGGGCGTTCAACAAATCGATGGAGGTACGTTTGGATGTTTGGGCGCAAAATATACCATCAGGTACCAAAGCAAAAAGTAATGAAGCTTATTACACCTTTGTAGCTTTAGATGATGCAGGAAAACCCGTTGCCGTGCCCGAAATTATCCCCGAAACCGAGGACGACATAGTAATGTACAATGGTGCATTACGCCGCAGGCAGTTGCGCCTCATATTAAGCGGTCGTATGGAACCCAGTGATGCAACCGAACTTAAAGCCCTGTTTATGGCAGCCAAGCACGAGGGGTAA
- a CDS encoding type IX secretion system plug protein, translating into MLLSLFTFPSFAQQKIQYTDHTYRASIKSVECYNTVKQGSFPVIALRSNEQLLLAFDDLEGRSRNYYYTLEHCDAQWNTSRLSPAEYLQGFMEDRIMDYSYSSGTMQKYIHYEVKLPNQNIAPKLAGNYLLKVYEDSDQSHLIITRRIYVTGTAVSLAAELVPSNNVQARANNQKLNFQVNYGGLNVQNPYNDIKVLVMQNGRPETAQLNTRPTFVRNGQLIYNDFNSNDFAGGNEFRHFDMRTLKLNSERITRIFKDSANTVLLLNDESRNRNAYLLEYDNDGNFFIINQDGRDARTDGDYANVYFSLLPPKGLFNGNVYITGKFNNYEINDFNKLEYDVLRNRFNGVVKLKQGVYDYLYVVQNPATNKPDSTPIEGSYFETENEYQMLVYYRPPGSRWEELVGYKLVSSK; encoded by the coding sequence GTGCTATTGTCGCTTTTCACCTTCCCATCCTTCGCGCAGCAAAAAATACAATATACCGATCATACTTATCGCGCCAGCATAAAAAGCGTGGAGTGCTACAACACAGTCAAACAGGGTTCATTCCCGGTAATTGCGCTACGTAGCAACGAACAACTCCTACTTGCTTTTGATGATTTAGAAGGCCGCAGCCGCAACTATTACTACACCCTTGAGCATTGCGATGCCCAGTGGAATACCTCACGTCTATCGCCTGCCGAGTACCTGCAGGGATTTATGGAAGACCGCATTATGGATTACAGCTACTCGAGCGGTACCATGCAAAAGTATATCCACTATGAGGTAAAGCTTCCTAATCAAAACATCGCCCCAAAACTGGCGGGTAATTACCTGTTAAAGGTTTATGAAGACAGCGACCAAAGTCATTTGATTATTACCCGCCGCATTTATGTGACCGGCACTGCGGTGAGTTTAGCGGCCGAACTCGTGCCATCAAATAATGTACAGGCACGGGCAAACAATCAAAAGCTTAATTTTCAGGTTAATTACGGCGGATTGAACGTGCAAAACCCTTACAACGACATCAAGGTACTGGTAATGCAAAACGGTCGCCCCGAAACAGCGCAACTCAACACCCGCCCTACCTTTGTGCGCAACGGTCAGCTTATTTATAACGACTTTAACAGCAATGATTTTGCCGGTGGTAACGAGTTCAGGCACTTTGATATGCGTACACTCAAGCTAAATTCCGAACGTATTACACGCATATTTAAAGACTCGGCTAATACCGTTTTGCTATTGAACGATGAAAGCCGTAACCGCAACGCCTACCTGCTGGAATATGACAACGATGGCAACTTTTTCATCATCAATCAGGATGGCCGCGATGCCCGCACCGATGGTGATTATGCCAATGTGTACTTTAGTTTATTGCCACCGAAAGGCTTGTTTAATGGCAACGTATATATAACCGGCAAGTTTAACAACTACGAAATAAACGACTTTAATAAGCTTGAGTATGACGTACTGCGTAATCGTTTTAACGGTGTAGTTAAACTTAAACAGGGTGTATACGACTATTTATACGTCGTGCAAAACCCAGCAACCAACAAACCTGATAGCACTCCAATTGAAGGCAGCTATTTTGAAACCGAGAACGAATACCAAATGCTGGTTTACTACCGCCCGCCCGGCTCAAGGTGGGAAGAGTTGGTGGGATATAAGCTGGTGAGTTCGAAATAG
- a CDS encoding ABC-F family ATP-binding cassette domain-containing protein, with protein MIAINNLTFEIGARALYDEANWHIKPGEKIGLIGANGTGKTTLLKIIVGDYKPTSGSISMAKDLTIGYLNQDLLSYSSDKSILHVAMEAFERQNQLHTEIETLLKKLETDYSEDLLNKLSDKQVEFEALDGYNIEYKAHEILAGLGFAEADQDRKLATFSGGWRMRVMLAKILLQAPDILLLDEPTNHLDLPSIVWLEDYLRSFEGAIVIVSHDRWFLDKVINRTVESRKGKLTVYAGNYTFYLEEKGMREEIQRGEFKNQQAKIKQEEKLIERFRAKASKAKMAQSRIKMLDKMERVDDVDDDNPSVNFNFKFSKPSGRHVVVLENVSKSYPNLNILENTGAVIEKGDKIALIGANGKGKSTLLRIIAGADKEYTGTSTTGHNVSQTFFAQHQLESLHLDNEILAELQSFAPKHTDTELRSILGSFLFTGDDVFKKIKVLSGGEKSRVALAKALTADANFLVLDEPTNHLDMQSVNILIQAIQQYEGTVIAVSHDRYFLDNIANKIWFIENHQIKEYPGTYQEYEEWNSKRKLEPKAAAPAPKPVKEEKKEPVKQQPSEDKNKQLKKLNQDLGKMEQQIADLEKEVKQLENKLADEEVFNNAAKLKETNASYQQKQTALQQLQQHWETLAEQIMELEA; from the coding sequence ATGATTGCGATAAATAACCTTACGTTCGAGATTGGTGCCCGTGCCCTGTATGATGAAGCCAACTGGCATATTAAACCCGGAGAAAAAATTGGCCTGATTGGGGCCAATGGTACCGGCAAAACCACTTTGCTTAAAATTATTGTGGGCGACTATAAGCCTACTTCGGGCTCTATATCAATGGCTAAAGATTTAACCATTGGCTATCTCAACCAAGACTTGTTATCGTACTCATCCGACAAATCGATTTTGCATGTAGCCATGGAGGCTTTTGAACGCCAAAACCAGCTGCATACGGAAATTGAGACCCTGCTAAAAAAACTGGAAACCGATTACAGCGAAGATCTGTTGAACAAGCTAAGCGACAAGCAAGTGGAGTTTGAAGCCTTAGACGGTTATAATATAGAATACAAGGCCCACGAAATTTTAGCCGGTTTAGGTTTTGCCGAAGCCGACCAGGACCGCAAGCTGGCCACCTTTTCGGGTGGATGGCGTATGCGGGTAATGCTGGCCAAAATACTTTTACAAGCCCCCGATATTTTGCTGCTGGATGAGCCTACCAACCACCTGGACTTACCCTCAATTGTGTGGCTGGAAGATTACCTCCGCAGCTTTGAAGGCGCTATCGTTATCGTATCGCACGATAGATGGTTCCTCGATAAAGTAATTAACCGCACGGTTGAAAGCCGCAAAGGTAAGCTAACCGTTTACGCGGGCAATTACACCTTTTACCTGGAAGAAAAGGGCATGCGCGAAGAAATTCAGCGTGGCGAGTTTAAAAACCAGCAAGCCAAAATTAAGCAGGAAGAAAAACTGATCGAGCGTTTCCGGGCCAAGGCATCTAAAGCTAAAATGGCACAATCGCGCATTAAAATGCTCGATAAAATGGAGCGGGTAGATGATGTGGATGATGATAACCCATCGGTTAACTTTAACTTTAAGTTCAGCAAGCCTTCGGGCCGCCATGTGGTGGTATTGGAGAATGTAAGCAAGAGCTACCCTAACCTTAATATTTTAGAAAATACTGGTGCGGTAATTGAAAAGGGCGACAAAATTGCCCTCATTGGTGCCAACGGTAAAGGTAAATCAACCTTGTTGCGCATTATTGCCGGTGCCGATAAAGAATATACCGGTACCAGCACAACCGGTCATAATGTTTCGCAAACGTTTTTTGCCCAGCACCAACTGGAATCATTACACCTGGATAATGAGATACTGGCCGAGCTGCAATCATTCGCCCCCAAACATACCGATACGGAGTTGCGCTCCATATTAGGTTCGTTTTTGTTTACGGGCGATGATGTGTTCAAGAAGATCAAAGTGCTTTCGGGTGGTGAAAAATCGCGTGTGGCGTTGGCCAAGGCGCTTACCGCTGATGCCAACTTTTTGGTACTGGATGAGCCTACCAACCACTTGGACATGCAGTCGGTTAATATTTTGATACAGGCCATACAGCAGTACGAGGGTACGGTAATTGCCGTATCACACGACCGTTATTTCCTTGATAATATTGCTAACAAAATATGGTTTATTGAAAACCATCAAATTAAAGAATACCCGGGCACCTACCAGGAATACGAGGAATGGAACTCCAAACGTAAGTTAGAGCCTAAAGCTGCCGCCCCTGCCCCAAAACCTGTAAAGGAGGAAAAGAAAGAGCCGGTTAAACAGCAGCCATCCGAAGATAAAAACAAGCAGCTTAAAAAACTGAACCAGGATTTGGGCAAAATGGAACAACAAATTGCCGATCTTGAAAAAGAAGTTAAGCAACTGGAAAATAAACTGGCCGACGAGGAAGTTTTTAATAACGCCGCCAAACTAAAAGAAACCAACGCTTCTTACCAGCAAAAACAAACCGCTTTACAGCAACTACAGCAGCATTGGGAAACTTTGGCCGAGCAGATCATGGAGCTGGAGGCATAA
- a CDS encoding MutS-related protein produces MSNVNFQTDKQTLTDLSVFDVSGQKSITGLFTPVTFGGGALLARMIKRPLNDPQIIRERLTAIETLQRSSEKLKLNKQDVDFIEYYLASGYAPKKFSLVKALATAVKYRWSNSGSYYITARGTTLLVKLLNAVYQYLQVFIESGSMLIARYYENYNAVFDKPGFELIGKLNGKERLSALKIERCNHLFRGSLKNEVRQLIDIVYELDAFNAVAGKAAQLNFCYPVIVEETDLRLEFSGVFHPLVANAVGSDISFSVNANLCFVTGANMAGKSTLLKSIGIAVLLAHVGFPVPALGMTTTLFSGLFTTINLSDNINAGYSHYYAEVRRVKEIAVKIGELKKVVVIFDELFRGTNVKDALEASVQIIKALAPIKNCVFIISTHIIEAAASIDSIENVFFKCMRTSTASQEFTYSYKLENGVCTERVGLKIIEDEGIVALLKANAE; encoded by the coding sequence ATGAGCAACGTAAATTTTCAAACCGATAAGCAAACCCTTACCGATTTATCTGTTTTTGATGTTTCGGGGCAAAAATCAATAACCGGATTGTTTACTCCCGTTACGTTTGGCGGCGGTGCGCTACTGGCTCGGATGATAAAGAGGCCGCTTAATGACCCGCAAATAATCAGGGAACGGCTAACGGCCATTGAAACTTTGCAGCGAAGCAGTGAAAAATTAAAGCTGAACAAGCAGGACGTTGATTTTATTGAATACTATTTAGCCAGTGGTTATGCACCCAAAAAGTTCTCATTGGTTAAAGCTTTGGCAACTGCTGTAAAATACCGATGGTCAAATTCGGGCAGCTATTACATTACTGCACGTGGAACCACTTTATTGGTAAAGCTACTAAACGCCGTTTACCAATACCTGCAGGTTTTTATAGAATCGGGTTCAATGCTCATTGCACGGTATTATGAAAATTATAATGCTGTATTTGATAAACCCGGTTTTGAATTGATTGGAAAGCTAAACGGCAAAGAGCGCTTATCTGCACTGAAAATTGAGCGTTGCAATCACCTTTTTAGGGGGAGTTTAAAAAATGAGGTAAGGCAGCTAATTGATATTGTTTATGAACTGGATGCATTTAACGCGGTAGCCGGTAAGGCAGCACAACTTAATTTTTGTTATCCGGTAATAGTCGAAGAAACGGATTTGCGGCTTGAGTTTAGCGGTGTTTTTCATCCGCTTGTAGCCAATGCCGTAGGTAGTGATATTAGCTTTAGCGTTAATGCAAATTTGTGTTTTGTAACGGGCGCAAATATGGCCGGAAAGTCAACTTTACTAAAATCAATAGGTATTGCTGTTCTATTGGCACATGTGGGTTTCCCGGTACCGGCATTGGGTATGACAACTACTCTATTCAGTGGCTTGTTTACCACCATTAACCTTTCAGATAACATTAACGCCGGTTATAGCCACTATTATGCCGAAGTGCGGCGGGTGAAGGAAATTGCCGTTAAAATTGGAGAATTGAAAAAAGTGGTGGTAATTTTTGACGAGCTTTTTAGAGGAACCAATGTTAAGGATGCTCTCGAAGCATCTGTACAAATAATTAAAGCACTTGCTCCAATTAAAAATTGCGTATTCATCATATCTACCCACATTATTGAAGCCGCCGCGAGCATTGATAGTATTGAAAATGTATTTTTTAAATGCATGCGAACTTCTACTGCAAGCCAGGAATTTACTTATAGCTACAAATTAGAGAATGGTGTTTGTACCGAAAGAGTGGGTTTAAAAATAATTGAAGACGAGGGAATAGTTGCTTTATTAAAAGCAAATGCAGAATAA
- a CDS encoding SGNH/GDSL hydrolase family protein, with the protein MSNQFNRRKFITGSTLAAVASISIPDIVSAAVKTDSKAAKKVSLNANDIILFQGDSITDAGRNRTTTSPNTAGMFGNGYANLAAADLLLNNPGKNLQIWDRGISGNKVYQLAERWDADCLQIKPNVLSIMIGVNDFWHTLTNGYTGTIETYHTDYKKLLDSTKQALPDVKLIIGEPFAVLGVKAVTDKWYPKFNEYRAVAKEIANEYDAMFIPYQSVFDEALKSAPGSYWTADGVHPTVAGAALMAKAWLKTVK; encoded by the coding sequence ATGAGTAACCAATTTAACCGCCGCAAATTTATTACCGGCTCTACGCTGGCCGCTGTAGCCAGCATATCTATTCCTGATATTGTATCGGCAGCTGTAAAAACAGATAGCAAAGCCGCCAAGAAGGTATCCTTAAATGCAAACGATATTATCCTATTTCAGGGCGATAGTATAACCGATGCCGGACGCAACCGCACCACCACCAGTCCTAACACAGCCGGCATGTTTGGCAACGGCTACGCTAATTTGGCCGCCGCCGATCTACTGCTGAACAATCCGGGTAAAAACCTGCAGATATGGGACCGCGGCATTAGCGGAAACAAAGTATACCAACTGGCCGAACGTTGGGACGCCGACTGCCTGCAAATTAAACCCAACGTGCTGAGCATTATGATAGGCGTAAACGATTTTTGGCACACGCTTACCAACGGCTACACCGGCACTATCGAAACCTACCATACCGATTATAAAAAACTGTTAGATAGCACCAAACAAGCCCTGCCCGATGTAAAACTCATTATAGGTGAGCCATTTGCGGTTTTAGGCGTAAAAGCTGTAACCGATAAATGGTATCCTAAATTTAACGAGTACCGTGCCGTTGCCAAAGAAATTGCAAATGAATACGACGCGATGTTCATCCCCTACCAATCGGTATTTGATGAAGCGCTAAAATCGGCTCCGGGTAGCTATTGGACCGCCGATGGCGTACACCCAACCGTAGCCGGTGCCGCGTTGATGGCTAAGGCTTGGTTGAAGACAGTAAAGTAA